A single genomic interval of Trichosurus vulpecula isolate mTriVul1 chromosome 6, mTriVul1.pri, whole genome shotgun sequence harbors:
- the LOC118855148 gene encoding olfactory receptor 5B12-like translates to MSSMKNRTEVSEFILTGISDTPELQVPLFIMFTIIYLIILVGNLGIVALISWDSCLHTPMYFFLSNLSLVDFGYSSAVTPKVIAEFLTGDKVISYKGCAAQMLFFSTFVTTEIYLLAVMAYDRYTAVCRPLHYTTTMTMSMCTCLTVIAHFSGFLNSAIVTGQTFSLSFCNSNVVHHFFCDIPPLLALSCSDVYTNEVIIFILGGFTVTFGLLFICISYLFIFIAILRIQSTEGRQKAFSTCASHLSVVSIFYGTIIFMYLQPSSTHSMETDKVTSVFYTMAIPMVNPLVYTLRNKEVHVAFRKAVWGQRLH, encoded by the coding sequence ATGTCATCTATGAAGAACAGAACAGAGGTGAGTGAGTTCATTCTCACAGGAATATCAGATACTCCAGAGCTTCAAGTTCCCCTCTTCATAATGTTCACCATCATCTACCTCATCATCCTAGTGGGGAATTTAGGGATAGTAGCCCTGATCTCCTGGGATTCCTGCCTGCATACTCCaatgtacttttttctcagtAACCTCTCTCTGGTAGATTTTGGTTATTCCTCAGCTGTCACACCCAAAGTTATAGCTGAGTTTCTTACAGGGGACAAGGTCATCTCCTATAAAGGATGTGCTGCACAAATGTTGTTCTTTTCAACTTTTGTCACCACTGAAATTTATCTACTGGCTGTTATGGCCTACGATCGATACACAGCTGTGTGTAGGCCCCTACATTACACCACCACCATGACAATGAGTATGTGCACTTGTCTGACTGTTATTGCACATTTCTCAGGATTTTTGAACTCTGCTATTGTCACTGGACAAACTTTTAGCCTGTCCTTCTGTAATTCCAATGTGGTCCATCATTTCTTCTGTGACATTCCTCCTCTTCTGGCTCTATCCTGCTCTGATGTATACACCAATGAAGTGATAATATTTATCTTAGGAGGGTTCACTGTCACTTTTGGACTCTTGTTTATCTGCATCTCTTATCTGTTCATATTTATTGCCATCCTGAGGATCCAATCAACTGAGGGCCGCCAGAAAGCCTTCTCTACCTGTGCTTCTCACCTCTCTGTGGTGTCCATATTTTATGGGACAATAATCTTTATGTACTTACAACCCAGCTCTACTCATTCTATGGAAACAGACAAGGTGACTTCTGTATTCTACACCATGGCCATTCCCATGGTGAACCCTCTAGTCTATACTCTGAGGAATAAAGAGGTCCATGTTGCTTTTAGGAAAGCTGTGTGGGGGCAAAGACTTCATTAG